One window of Bacillota bacterium genomic DNA carries:
- a CDS encoding leucine dehydrogenase, whose translation MEAEGHELVAYFYDKPTGLKAIIAVHSTKLGPALGGCRVWPYESEEAALQDVLRLSKGMTYKSAAMGLPLGGGKAVVIADPRKDKTPELFEAFGRAVESLGGKYITAEDVGTSPEDLLAVRRATRYVVGLPGASGDPSPVTAYGVFSGMKACLEHVFGSDDFRGRTVAIQGLGAVGMHLCQYLHEAGASLVVTDIRDDRVKEAVRRFGARAVAPDAIFDVECDVFAPCALGAVLNDDTIPRLKAKIVAGSANNQLAELRHGRMLKERNILYAPDFIINGGGVINVYHELIPEGYQRERVMERVARIRDQVAEVIALAAEQNTTTAEAALLLAERRLNG comes from the coding sequence ATGGAGGCGGAGGGACACGAACTTGTCGCGTACTTCTACGACAAGCCCACAGGTTTGAAGGCCATCATCGCGGTCCACAGCACCAAGCTGGGACCCGCGCTGGGCGGCTGCCGCGTCTGGCCGTACGAGAGCGAAGAGGCCGCGCTGCAAGATGTTCTGCGCTTGAGCAAAGGCATGACGTACAAGAGCGCGGCCATGGGCCTGCCGCTGGGCGGCGGCAAAGCCGTCGTCATCGCCGACCCGCGCAAGGACAAGACGCCCGAGCTGTTCGAAGCGTTCGGCCGGGCCGTCGAAAGCCTGGGCGGCAAGTACATTACCGCGGAAGACGTAGGCACGTCGCCGGAAGACCTGCTGGCCGTGCGCCGCGCCACCCGGTACGTGGTCGGTTTGCCGGGAGCCAGCGGCGACCCGTCGCCGGTCACCGCGTACGGCGTGTTCAGCGGCATGAAAGCGTGTCTCGAGCACGTCTTCGGCTCCGACGACTTCCGAGGCCGCACCGTGGCGATCCAAGGGCTCGGGGCGGTCGGCATGCACTTGTGCCAGTACTTGCACGAAGCCGGCGCATCCCTGGTCGTCACGGACATCCGCGACGATCGCGTCAAAGAGGCCGTCCGGCGCTTCGGCGCCCGGGCGGTGGCGCCCGACGCGATTTTCGACGTCGAGTGCGACGTGTTCGCTCCGTGCGCTCTAGGCGCCGTCCTGAACGACGATACCATCCCGCGCCTGAAAGCCAAGATCGTGGCGGGCTCGGCCAACAACCAGCTCGCGGAGCTGCGGCACGGGCGAATGCTCAAGGAGCGCAACATCTTGTACGCACCGGACTTCATCATCAACGGAGGCGGCGTCATCAACGTGTACCACGAGCTCATTCCCGAGGGCTACCAGCGGGAGCGGGTCATGGAGCGCGTCGCACGCATCCGCGACCAGGTGGCGGAGGTTATCGCGCTGGCGGCCGAACAGAACACGACCACCGCCGAGGCCGCCCTGCTGCTGGCCGAACGGCGGTTGAACGGATAG
- a CDS encoding YggS family pyridoxal phosphate-dependent enzyme: MENLSENLARVRERVRRAAERAGRDPAEITIVAVTKGVDAATVQAALELGITDIGENRVQEARDKFARLQMGPGVRRHMIGHLQTNKVRQALALFDVIHSLDRPELAAELSRRATALGRVVPVLVQVNVAREPTKHGLEPEKVLDFIREAAKLPGLRIEGLMTIAPLTNDPETVRPVFRRLRELSRQVEEAGIEGVRMQCLSMGMTNDFEVAVEEGSTCIRVGTALFGVRKA; this comes from the coding sequence TTGGAGAATTTGAGCGAAAACTTGGCGCGCGTGCGGGAACGGGTGCGCCGCGCGGCCGAACGGGCGGGCCGCGATCCGGCCGAAATTACCATCGTGGCGGTGACGAAGGGCGTCGACGCGGCCACCGTGCAAGCGGCGCTGGAACTGGGCATTACCGACATCGGCGAAAACCGGGTCCAGGAGGCGCGCGACAAGTTTGCGCGGCTGCAGATGGGACCCGGCGTGCGGCGCCACATGATCGGGCACCTGCAGACCAACAAGGTGCGCCAGGCTCTGGCTCTCTTCGATGTCATCCACTCGCTGGACCGGCCGGAGCTGGCGGCGGAGCTGTCGCGCCGAGCCACCGCCCTGGGGCGGGTCGTGCCGGTGCTGGTGCAGGTGAACGTGGCCCGGGAGCCGACCAAGCACGGCCTCGAGCCGGAAAAGGTGCTGGACTTTATTCGTGAAGCGGCGAAGCTGCCGGGCTTGCGCATCGAAGGGCTGATGACCATTGCTCCGCTGACGAACGATCCCGAGACGGTGCGGCCCGTCTTCCGGCGCCTGCGTGAGCTGAGCCGGCAAGTGGAGGAGGCGGGCATCGAGGGGGTGCGCATGCAGTGCCTGTCTATGGGGATGACAAACGACTTCGAGGTGGCCGTGGAGGAAGGCTCGACGTGCATTCGCGTCGGAACGGCGCTGTTCGGAGTGAGGAAAGCGTGA
- a CDS encoding 4-hydroxy-tetrahydrodipicolinate synthase, translated as MKLGSLLTAMITPFREDLSLNAEQAARLARYLVDIGNEGVVVAGTTGESATLTDEEKLELFRAVVREIGGRATVIAGTGTNDTRHSIELTKEAEKLGVDAIMAVVPYYNRPTQEGLYRHFRAIAESTSLPVMLYNVPSRTGCNLLPETVARLAEIDNIVAIKEASGDLNQVSEIRRRTPPDFAIYSGDDSLTLPILALGGVGVVSVAAHLVGRRLRAMIDAFQKGDVRTATAIHLELWPIFRAMFITTNPIPVKTAINMLGMNAGPLRPPLGPPSEDEERAIRQVLRENGLLN; from the coding sequence ATGAAGCTGGGCAGCTTGTTGACCGCGATGATTACGCCGTTTCGTGAGGATCTGAGCTTGAACGCCGAGCAGGCGGCCCGCTTGGCGCGGTATCTGGTTGACATCGGGAACGAAGGCGTCGTCGTGGCCGGCACCACCGGCGAGTCGGCCACGCTGACCGACGAGGAGAAGCTGGAGCTGTTTCGCGCCGTGGTCCGGGAGATCGGCGGGCGGGCTACGGTGATTGCGGGCACGGGCACCAACGATACCCGCCACAGCATCGAGTTGACGAAAGAGGCGGAGAAGCTGGGCGTAGACGCCATCATGGCGGTGGTCCCGTACTACAACCGTCCCACCCAAGAGGGGCTGTACCGGCATTTCCGGGCCATCGCCGAGAGCACGTCGCTGCCCGTTATGCTGTACAACGTCCCGTCCCGCACCGGGTGCAACCTGCTGCCCGAGACGGTGGCGCGGCTGGCGGAGATCGACAACATCGTCGCGATTAAGGAAGCCAGCGGCGATCTGAACCAGGTGTCCGAAATCCGCCGGCGCACGCCGCCCGATTTCGCCATCTACAGCGGCGACGACTCGTTGACGCTGCCGATTTTGGCCCTGGGCGGCGTGGGCGTCGTCAGCGTGGCCGCGCACCTGGTCGGCCGCCGGCTGCGGGCGATGATCGACGCCTTCCAAAAAGGCGACGTCCGCACCGCGACGGCGATCCATCTTGAACTTTGGCCGATTTTCCGCGCCATGTTCATAACCACCAATCCGATTCCCGTCAAGACGGCCATCAACATGCTGGGCATGAACGCCGGGCCCCTGCGGCCGCCCTTGGGGCCGCCGTCGGAAGACGAGGAACGGGCCATTCGCCAAGTCTTGCGCGAAAACGGCTTGTTGAACTAG
- a CDS encoding translocation-enhancing protein TepA: MSEWISARPGSAADDDAADEHENGQEALAAIRQLGVPQPPPAAPASVHVLSIIGQIEGHVLLPAKNKTTKYEHVIPQLVAIEQDPKIQGLLVVLNTVGGDIEAGLAIAEMIASLSKPTVSLVLGGGHSIGAPIAVAADYSFIAPTATITIHPIRLTGLVIGVPQTYEYLDKMQDRVIRFIVQHSRISEAKLREVMFRTGELVRDVGTVLIGRDAVEIGLIDQLGGLKEALGKLKQLIAARAPQMVPPGDGWAPAWETWRAPRDVTFGLPSPLG, translated from the coding sequence ATGAGCGAATGGATTTCTGCGCGGCCGGGATCCGCCGCAGACGACGACGCGGCGGACGAGCACGAAAACGGCCAGGAGGCATTGGCGGCCATCCGGCAGCTGGGCGTGCCCCAGCCGCCGCCGGCGGCGCCCGCCAGCGTGCACGTGCTCTCGATCATTGGGCAAATCGAGGGGCACGTGCTGCTTCCCGCCAAGAACAAGACGACCAAGTACGAACACGTCATTCCGCAGCTCGTGGCCATCGAGCAGGACCCGAAAATTCAAGGCCTGCTCGTCGTGCTTAACACGGTGGGCGGCGACATCGAGGCGGGCCTGGCCATCGCGGAAATGATCGCCAGCCTCTCGAAGCCCACCGTGTCCCTGGTGTTGGGCGGCGGCCATTCGATCGGCGCCCCCATTGCCGTGGCCGCCGACTACAGCTTCATCGCTCCCACGGCTACCATCACCATCCACCCCATTCGCCTGACGGGCCTCGTCATCGGCGTGCCCCAGACGTACGAGTATCTCGACAAGATGCAAGATCGCGTCATTCGCTTTATCGTGCAGCACTCCCGCATCAGTGAGGCCAAGCTGCGCGAGGTCATGTTTCGCACGGGCGAGCTCGTGCGCGACGTGGGCACGGTGCTCATCGGGCGCGACGCGGTGGAAATCGGCCTCATCGACCAGCTGGGCGGGCTGAAGGAAGCGCTGGGCAAGCTGAAGCAGCTCATCGCCGCGCGCGCGCCGCAAATGGTCCCGCCGGGCGACGGGTGGGCGCCGGCGTGGGAGACGTGGCGCGCGCCGCGCGACGTGACGTTCGGTTTGCCCTCGCCGTTAGGCTGA
- a CDS encoding cell division protein SepF, with the protein MSESTSNGKRFFDKVFHFLGIEHDEAATSEDASPAFSPPREPAPEPRRGRLISLPGARRDVEQMSVVVYRPVSFDDVQMVVDCLKDRRPVILSVELVPKEVARRLVDFVSGAAYALDGRMHRLGEQLFLFTPSNIGIEVPADDGGYAYDDFEVGR; encoded by the coding sequence GTGAGCGAGTCGACGTCGAACGGAAAGCGGTTTTTCGACAAAGTGTTTCACTTCCTGGGCATCGAGCACGATGAGGCGGCCACGTCCGAAGACGCATCTCCCGCGTTCAGCCCGCCGCGTGAGCCCGCGCCGGAGCCCCGGCGGGGCCGGCTCATCAGCTTGCCCGGGGCGCGCCGCGACGTGGAGCAGATGAGCGTGGTCGTCTACCGCCCGGTGAGTTTCGACGACGTGCAGATGGTGGTCGACTGCCTGAAAGATCGCCGGCCCGTCATTCTCTCGGTAGAGCTGGTGCCGAAGGAAGTGGCGCGGCGGCTCGTCGACTTCGTCAGCGGCGCAGCCTACGCGCTGGACGGGCGCATGCACCGGCTGGGCGAGCAGCTGTTCCTGTTTACGCCCAGCAACATCGGCATCGAGGTGCCGGCGGACGACGGCGGCTACGCCTACGACGACTTCGAGGTGGGGCGGTGA
- a CDS encoding ribonuclease J — MHLARDSVAVIPLGGLGEVGKNMWVVETADDIVVIDAGVAFPEEDLLGVDLVIPDITYLRENREKVRAVILTHGHEDHIGALPYLLRDVPVPVYGTRLTLGLAQARLQESDVKAPRMVEVKAGDRLRFGRLNIELIHVNHSIPDVVALAINTPAGVIVFATDFKFDHTPIDGRTTDIQRFAQLGAKGVLALFSDSTNAEKPGYTKSEKTVGEGFEEIFRNAKGRVVVATFASNVHRIQQVFEAAAKTNRKVCVVGRSMTSVVGIAMDLGYLDFPPSMFIDSSDVDKYPPERVVVLSTGSQGEPMAALSRMAASEHRQIEIMPGDTVIISAHPIPGNERLVGRTINQLYKLGATVVHGELHGVHVSGHAAQEELKWMLNLCRPKYFVPIHGEFRMLWQHARLATAVGVAENNVFILDIGDVLEFRADGTAAVTGRVPAGGVYVDGLGVGDVGNIVLRDRRQLSQDGILIAVVTIDKHTGAVVAGPDIVSRGFVYVREAEDLLDEARARLQDALAKMSERQTTQWNVLKNNMRDVLSRFLYERTKRRPMILPIVMEV, encoded by the coding sequence ATGCACCTGGCACGAGATTCGGTGGCGGTCATCCCGCTGGGTGGCCTGGGAGAAGTAGGAAAAAACATGTGGGTCGTGGAGACCGCCGACGACATCGTCGTCATCGACGCCGGCGTGGCGTTCCCGGAAGAAGACTTGCTCGGCGTCGACCTGGTCATCCCCGACATCACGTATTTGCGCGAAAACCGGGAGAAAGTTCGCGCCGTCATCCTGACCCACGGTCATGAGGATCACATCGGCGCGCTGCCGTACTTGCTGCGCGACGTGCCCGTGCCCGTGTACGGCACGCGGCTGACGCTGGGCTTGGCCCAGGCGCGCTTGCAGGAAAGCGACGTCAAGGCCCCCAGGATGGTGGAGGTGAAGGCCGGCGATCGACTTCGTTTTGGGCGCTTGAACATCGAGCTGATTCACGTCAACCACAGCATTCCCGACGTCGTCGCGCTGGCCATCAACACGCCCGCAGGCGTCATCGTGTTTGCGACGGATTTTAAGTTTGACCATACGCCCATCGACGGGCGCACGACGGATATCCAGCGTTTCGCGCAGCTGGGCGCCAAAGGCGTGCTGGCGCTGTTTTCGGATTCGACCAACGCCGAAAAGCCCGGGTACACCAAATCGGAGAAGACCGTGGGCGAAGGGTTTGAAGAGATTTTCCGCAACGCCAAAGGCCGCGTCGTCGTGGCGACGTTCGCGTCCAACGTCCACCGCATTCAGCAGGTGTTCGAGGCTGCGGCCAAGACCAATCGCAAGGTGTGCGTCGTCGGGCGCAGCATGACCAGCGTCGTCGGCATCGCCATGGACCTGGGGTATCTTGATTTCCCCCCGTCCATGTTCATCGACTCGTCCGACGTGGATAAATACCCGCCGGAGAGAGTGGTGGTGCTGAGCACGGGCAGCCAGGGCGAGCCGATGGCGGCGTTGTCGCGCATGGCCGCGTCGGAGCACCGCCAGATCGAGATCATGCCCGGCGACACGGTCATCATTTCCGCTCATCCCATTCCCGGCAACGAACGCCTTGTGGGCCGGACCATCAACCAGCTGTACAAGCTGGGGGCTACGGTCGTCCACGGCGAACTCCACGGCGTGCACGTTTCCGGCCACGCCGCGCAGGAGGAGCTGAAGTGGATGCTGAACCTGTGCCGGCCCAAGTACTTCGTCCCGATTCACGGCGAGTTCCGCATGCTGTGGCAACACGCGCGGCTGGCCACGGCCGTGGGCGTGGCCGAAAACAACGTATTTATCTTGGATATCGGCGACGTGCTGGAGTTTCGCGCCGACGGGACAGCCGCGGTGACCGGGCGCGTGCCGGCGGGCGGTGTGTACGTCGACGGCCTGGGCGTGGGCGACGTGGGCAACATCGTGCTGCGCGACCGGCGGCAGCTGTCGCAGGACGGCATCTTGATTGCGGTAGTGACCATCGACAAGCATACCGGCGCGGTCGTGGCGGGACCGGACATCGTCTCGCGCGGTTTCGTCTACGTGCGGGAGGCCGAGGACTTGCTGGACGAGGCCCGCGCTCGCCTGCAGGACGCGCTGGCCAAGATGTCGGAGCGCCAGACGACGCAGTGGAACGTGCTCAAGAACAACATGCGGGACGTATTGAGCCGGTTCTTGTACGAGCGTACCAAGCGGCGCCCGATGATTTTGCCCATCGTCATGGAAGTGTAG
- the proC gene encoding pyrroline-5-carboxylate reductase: MVGRVACIGVGAMGGALVGGIVQAGVADPSDVFVADVDEARARQAAARYGVQVVGHQEAAAQADVVVIAVKPGDVPAALQQIAPGLRPGACVISVAAGVPLAVIEARLPAGTPAIRAMPNTPCLVRQGAIALAAGTHAAEAHMEKARRLFGAVGLVVTVPEPLLDAVTGLSGSGPAYVYMFIEALADGGVLAGLPRDVALQLAAQTVLGAARMVLETGRHPGELKDMVTSPAGTTIAGVKALEEHAFRAACIRAVEAAAARSRELGRTS, encoded by the coding sequence ATGGTCGGGCGGGTGGCTTGCATCGGCGTCGGGGCGATGGGCGGCGCGCTGGTGGGCGGCATCGTGCAGGCCGGGGTCGCGGACCCGAGCGATGTGTTTGTGGCCGACGTCGACGAGGCCCGGGCTCGCCAAGCGGCGGCCCGGTACGGCGTGCAGGTCGTCGGCCATCAGGAGGCGGCGGCGCAGGCGGACGTCGTAGTCATCGCGGTGAAGCCCGGCGACGTGCCGGCGGCGCTGCAGCAAATCGCGCCGGGATTGCGTCCCGGCGCGTGCGTGATCTCGGTGGCCGCCGGCGTGCCGCTGGCCGTCATCGAGGCGCGCCTGCCCGCGGGCACCCCGGCTATCCGCGCCATGCCGAACACCCCCTGTCTCGTGCGCCAAGGAGCCATCGCGCTGGCCGCCGGCACGCACGCCGCGGAGGCACACATGGAAAAGGCCCGGCGGCTGTTCGGTGCGGTGGGCCTGGTGGTAACGGTGCCGGAGCCGCTGCTGGACGCGGTGACGGGCTTGAGCGGCTCGGGCCCGGCGTATGTCTATATGTTTATTGAGGCGCTGGCCGACGGCGGCGTGCTGGCGGGACTGCCCCGGGACGTAGCGCTGCAGCTGGCCGCCCAGACGGTGCTCGGGGCGGCGCGCATGGTGTTGGAGACGGGGCGTCATCCGGGAGAGCTGAAGGATATGGTAACCTCGCCGGCGGGGACGACCATCGCCGGCGTCAAGGCGCTGGAGGAGCACGCGTTCCGGGCAGCCTGCATCCGGGCCGTCGAAGCCGCGGCGGCGCGCTCGCGCGAGCTTGGGCGGACGAGCTAG
- a CDS encoding spore cortex-lytic protein encodes MRRRRLAWKLVLAMAFVTAAVHGPASLVAESQIWFPRGVVRADELELLARVVAAEAQGEPYAGQVAVAAVILNRVNSPQFPNSISGVVYQPLAFESVSNGLIWRRQPGPEAYNAARDALNGWDPTYGALFFWNPSKRVSPWIWTRRVIVQIGNHVFGI; translated from the coding sequence ATGCGGCGCCGGCGCTTGGCGTGGAAACTTGTGCTGGCCATGGCTTTCGTGACCGCCGCCGTGCACGGGCCGGCCAGTCTCGTCGCGGAGTCGCAGATCTGGTTTCCCCGGGGCGTGGTGCGCGCCGACGAGCTGGAGCTTTTGGCGCGGGTCGTGGCGGCCGAGGCGCAGGGCGAGCCCTACGCCGGGCAGGTCGCGGTCGCGGCGGTCATTCTCAATCGCGTCAACAGTCCCCAGTTCCCCAACTCCATCAGCGGCGTCGTCTACCAGCCGCTGGCCTTCGAGTCGGTGAGCAACGGCTTGATCTGGCGGCGGCAGCCCGGCCCGGAAGCGTACAACGCCGCCCGCGACGCGCTGAACGGCTGGGATCCGACCTACGGGGCGCTCTTTTTTTGGAATCCCAGCAAGCGCGTCAGCCCGTGGATCTGGACTCGCCGGGTAATCGTGCAGATCGGCAATCACGTCTTCGGCATTTGA
- the ypeB gene encoding germination protein YpeB: MLVVLLLASVAWGVWQWRERVRAEALQSAQYQRALFELIAQAEQTELLLAKALAAGTDQQRALILTDVWRQAFGAQANLNQLPVGSAVLLRTSQLFTQTGDYAYMLARKAAQGQPLSGEERRTLADLRRQVALVVEQLHQVVEAAARGSMTWREMQRLTRGNLDDVPNQFRDGFARLDTQLVSFPTLIYDGPFSDHIQQREPKGLTGEVIDAEAAQRIALEFLPYSLTREDVFVRGQVEGPIPSYSIRVTRREGFIDLDVSRKGGHVVWMLDSRPVEQTRLTVDEAIQRAREFLAQRGLADMTPTWASSAAHRLVVPFAYVQDGIVVYPDLIKVTVALDNGDIIGYEAMGYLMSHHTRKLPAPVLTEADARARLNPALEVGDGRLALIPLETLEEVLAWEFPARLDGESYLLYINALTGNEERILKLLSTSEGTLVL, from the coding sequence ATGCTTGTCGTGCTGCTGCTGGCGTCAGTGGCGTGGGGCGTTTGGCAGTGGCGCGAGCGGGTGCGCGCCGAGGCGCTGCAGTCCGCGCAGTACCAGCGGGCCCTGTTCGAGCTCATTGCCCAGGCCGAGCAGACGGAGCTGCTCTTGGCCAAGGCGCTGGCCGCGGGGACGGACCAACAGCGCGCCCTGATCTTGACCGATGTATGGCGCCAAGCGTTCGGCGCTCAGGCCAACTTGAACCAGCTGCCGGTCGGTTCCGCGGTGCTCTTGCGCACGTCGCAGCTGTTCACCCAAACGGGCGACTACGCCTACATGCTGGCCCGCAAGGCGGCCCAGGGCCAGCCTCTTTCGGGCGAAGAGCGCAGGACGCTGGCGGATCTGCGCCGGCAGGTGGCGCTGGTGGTGGAGCAGCTGCACCAGGTGGTGGAGGCGGCCGCGCGGGGGAGCATGACATGGCGCGAGATGCAGCGGCTCACCCGCGGGAACTTGGACGACGTGCCGAATCAGTTTCGCGACGGCTTTGCGCGCCTCGACACCCAGCTGGTGTCGTTCCCGACCCTCATTTACGACGGGCCGTTTTCCGATCATATCCAGCAGCGGGAACCGAAGGGACTGACCGGCGAGGTCATCGATGCCGAAGCGGCGCAGCGCATCGCGCTGGAGTTCCTGCCGTATTCGCTGACTCGGGAAGACGTCTTCGTTCGGGGCCAGGTGGAAGGGCCCATTCCGTCCTACAGCATCCGGGTGACGCGCCGGGAGGGTTTTATCGACCTGGACGTGTCCCGGAAGGGCGGCCACGTGGTCTGGATGCTGGACAGCCGCCCCGTCGAGCAGACGCGGCTGACGGTGGACGAGGCCATCCAGCGGGCCCGGGAGTTTCTGGCCCAGCGAGGCTTGGCTGACATGACGCCCACGTGGGCGTCGTCGGCGGCTCACCGCCTCGTCGTCCCCTTCGCCTATGTACAGGACGGCATCGTCGTCTATCCGGACCTGATCAAGGTGACGGTGGCGCTGGACAACGGCGACATCATCGGCTACGAGGCCATGGGCTACTTGATGTCCCACCACACGCGGAAACTGCCTGCGCCGGTCTTAACGGAAGCCGACGCCCGCGCTCGGCTAAATCCGGCGCTGGAGGTGGGAGACGGCCGCCTCGCCCTCATTCCGCTGGAGACGCTGGAGGAAGTGCTGGCGTGGGAATTCCCCGCGCGGCTGGACGGTGAGTCGTACCTCCTCTACATTAACGCCCTCACCGGCAACGAAGAGCGCATCTTGAAGCTGCTGAGCACCAGCGAAGGCACTCTCGTGCTTTAG
- a CDS encoding aspartate kinase: MRVVVQKFGGSSVVTPQQRRQAADRVREALQEGFRVVVVVSAMGRAGDPYATDTLLSLLPEGVDPDARERDMLAACGEVVAAVVLAHTLRAEGIPAVALTGRDAGIITDANFGNARVRRVKPDAVVRHLEQGRVVVVAGFQGVTEDGQVTTLGRGGSDTTAAVLGAALGAEYVDIFTDVPGVFTADPRLVPDAAVLERLTFREIVEMAHSGAKVVHPRAVEIAMEHRIPLRIRPADGRSPGTLIAGPPSRRSPEFHVQLDRVVTGIAAVPGRTLFRLPALDPGGMGPRALELFEGLGKNHVSIDMIDVSEEGIGFVVAQEDQGRSQRLMDGLGVEYRVLSGLTKVSVVGAGMHGVPGVMARVARALCAAGAAVYATTDSHANIACLVRTEDAARVVQALHDEFSLGAHQQRTGGDGR; encoded by the coding sequence GTGCGCGTCGTGGTGCAGAAGTTTGGCGGCAGTTCGGTGGTGACGCCCCAGCAGCGCCGGCAGGCGGCGGATCGAGTCCGTGAGGCGCTGCAGGAAGGGTTCCGCGTCGTAGTCGTAGTGTCCGCCATGGGTCGCGCCGGCGACCCGTACGCGACGGACACGCTGCTGTCGCTGCTGCCGGAAGGCGTCGACCCCGACGCCAGGGAACGCGACATGCTGGCGGCATGCGGCGAAGTCGTTGCAGCCGTTGTGCTGGCGCACACGCTGCGCGCGGAAGGCATTCCCGCCGTGGCGCTGACGGGCCGCGACGCCGGCATTATTACGGACGCCAACTTCGGCAACGCCCGCGTCCGGCGAGTGAAGCCGGACGCCGTCGTGCGCCACCTGGAGCAGGGCCGCGTCGTAGTCGTGGCCGGGTTTCAGGGCGTCACCGAAGACGGCCAGGTGACGACCCTGGGGCGCGGCGGCAGCGACACAACGGCCGCGGTGCTAGGTGCCGCGCTCGGGGCGGAGTACGTGGACATTTTCACCGACGTGCCCGGCGTTTTCACGGCGGATCCCCGTCTCGTGCCGGACGCCGCGGTGTTGGAGCGGCTCACATTTCGCGAGATCGTGGAGATGGCGCACTCGGGCGCGAAAGTCGTTCATCCCCGCGCGGTCGAAATCGCGATGGAACATCGCATCCCGCTTCGCATTCGCCCTGCCGACGGGCGCAGCCCGGGCACGCTCATCGCCGGTCCCCCGTCCCGCCGTTCGCCGGAATTTCATGTCCAACTGGATCGAGTGGTCACCGGCATTGCCGCAGTGCCGGGCCGCACGCTCTTCCGCCTCCCGGCGCTGGATCCGGGCGGCATGGGGCCGCGGGCGCTGGAACTGTTCGAGGGGCTCGGGAAAAACCATGTCAGCATTGATATGATTGACGTATCGGAGGAAGGAATCGGCTTCGTCGTGGCGCAGGAGGATCAAGGCCGGTCGCAGCGGCTCATGGACGGCTTGGGCGTCGAGTACCGCGTGCTGAGCGGCCTGACCAAAGTGTCCGTGGTCGGCGCGGGCATGCACGGCGTCCCGGGCGTCATGGCGCGCGTCGCTCGGGCGCTGTGCGCGGCCGGTGCGGCCGTGTACGCCACCACCGACTCGCACGCGAACATCGCTTGCCTTGTCCGCACGGAAGATGCGGCGCGCGTCGTCCAGGCGCTGCACGACGAGTTTTCGCTGGGCGCGCATCAACAGCGAACAGGAGGCGACGGTCGATGA